A window of the Pungitius pungitius chromosome 3, fPunPun2.1, whole genome shotgun sequence genome harbors these coding sequences:
- the LOC119219852 gene encoding sodium/potassium-transporting ATPase subunit alpha-1-like has translation MGLGRGKDEYKLAATSDGGSKKSKKAKGKKDIEELKKEVDLDDHKLTLDELHKKYETDLSTGLSNSRAKEILARDGPNALTPPPTTPEWVKFCKQLFGGFSMLLWTGALLCFLAYGIHAASKDDPANDNLYLGIVLTAVVIITGCFSYYQEAKSSKIMDSFKNLVPQQALVIRDGEKKSINAEEVVIGDLVEVKGGDRIPADLRIVSASGCKVDNSSLTGESEPQTRTPDFSNDNPLETRNIAFFSTNCVEGTAIGVVINTGDHTIMGRIAALASSLDSGKTPIAKEIEHFIQIITGVAVFLGVTFFVLSVILGYGWLEAAIFLIGIIVANVPEGLLATVTVCLTLTAKRMAKKNCLVKNLEAVETLGSTSTICSDKTGTLTQNRMTVAHMWFDNQIHEADTTENQSGASFDRSSATWNALARVAGLCNRAVFLAEQSNVPILKREVAGDASEAALLKCIELCCGPVSNMRDKYEKIAEIPFNSTNKYQLSVHKNATPGETKQLLVMKGAPERILDRCSTIMLQGKEQPLDDELKDAFQNAYVELGGLGERVLGFCHFNLPDDQFPENFAYDTEEVNFPTENLCFIGLMSMIDPPRAAVPNAVGKCRSAGIKVIMVTGDHPITAKAIAKGVGIISEGNETVEDIAARLNVPVSEVNPRDAKACVVHGGELKEMTPELLDDVLKYHTEIVFARTSPQQKLIIVEGCQRQGAIVAVTGDGVNDSPALKKADIGVAMGIAGSDVSKQAADMILLDDNFASIVTGVEEGRLIFDNLKKSIAYTLTSKIPEMSPFLLLILANIPLPLGTVTILCIDLGTDMIPAISLAYENAESDIMKRQPRNPKTDKLVNERLISMAYGQIGMMQAAAGFFTYFVILAENGFLPLDLLGIRVLWDDKMVNDLEDSYGQQWTYERRKIIEYTCHTAFFVSIVIVQWADLIICKTRRNSILQQGMKNRVLIFGLFEETALAAFLSYCPGMDVALKMYPLKPCWWFCAFPYSLLIFLYDEVRKYILRRNPGGWVELETYY, from the exons ATGGGACTGGGG AGAGGAAAAGATGAGTACAAGTTGGCGGCAACCTCAGACGGAGGGAGCAAGAAATCGAAGAAAGCTAAAGGGAAGAAGGATATAGAGGAACTGAAGAAAGAAGTTGACCTG GATGATCACAAGTTAACCTTGGACGAACTTCACAAAAAGTATGAGACCGACCTATCcacg GGTCTTTCCAACTCCAGAGCAAAAGAGATCCTGGCCAGAGACGGCCCAAACGCCCTCACGCCTCCCCCCACGACGCCTGAATGGGTCAAGTTCTGTAAACAG CTGTTTGGTGGCTTCTCCATGCTGCTGTGGACTGGcgccctcctctgcttcctggcTTACGGTATCCATGCGGCCTCAAAAGACGACCCGGCAAATGATAAC TTGTACCTGGGCATCGTTCTCACTGCTGTCGTCATCATCACCGGCTGCTTCTCCTACTACCAAGAGGCCAAGAGCTCCAAGATCATGGACTCCTTCAAGAACCTGGTCCCACAG CAAGCTCTGGTCATCCGTGACGGCGAGAAGAAGAGCATCAACGCTGAGGAGGTGGTGATTGGGGATTTGGTGGAGGTGAAAGGTGGAGACCGGATCCCTGCGGATCTGCGGATTGTCTCTGCTAGTGGCTGCAAG GTGGACAACTCTTCTCTGACTGGTGAATCTGAGCCTCAGACTCGTACCCCTGACTTCTCCAACGACAACCCGCTGGAGACCAGGAACATCGCTTTCTTCTCCACCAACTGTGTTGAAG gtaccgccataggAGTCGTCATCAACACCGGAGACCACACCATCATGGGTCGCATCGCTGCCCTGGCATCCAGTCTGGATAGCGGCAAAACTCCCATCGCCAAGGAGATCGAGCACTTCATCCAGATCATCACAGGCGTGGCCGTCTTCCTCGGTGTTACCTTCTTCGTCCTCTCGGTCATCCTCGGGTACGGCTGGCTGGAGGCCGCCATCTTCCTCATCGGCATCATCGTGGCCAACGTGCCAGAAGGTCTCCTGGCTACCGTCACC GTGTGTCTGACCCTGACCGCCAAGCGCATGGCCAAGAAGAACTGCCTGGTGAAGAACTTGGAAGCTGTGGAGACCCTgggctccacctccaccatctgcTCCGACAAGACCGGCACCCTGACCCAGAACAGGATGACCGTGGCCCACATGTGGTTCGACAACCAGATCCACGAGGCCGACACCACGGAGAACCAGAGCGGCGCCTCCTTCGACAGGAGCTCTGCCACCTGGAACGCTCTGGCCCGAGTCGCCGGGCTGTGCAACCGCGCCGTGTTCCTGGCAGAGCAGTCCAACGTCCCCATTCTGAAG AGAGAAGTAGCCGGTGACGCCTCAGAAGCCGCCCTGCTCAAGTGTATCGAGCTCTGCTGTGGACCCGTCAGTAACATGAGAGACAAATACGAAAAGATTGCAGAGATCCCCTTCAACTCCACTAACAAATATCAG CTCTCCGTCCACAAGAACGCGACTCCGGGAGAGACCAAGCAGCTGCTGGTGATGAAAGGCGCCCCAGAGAGGATCCTGGACCGCTGCTCCACCATCATGCTGCAGGGCAAAGAGCAGCCTCTGGACGACGAGCTGAAAGACGCCTTCCAGAACGCCTACGTGGAGCTGGGGGGTCTGGGAGAGAGAGTGCTGG GTTTCTGCCACTTCAACCTGCCCGACGACCAGTTCCCAGAGAACTTTGCTTACGACACGGAGGAGGTGAACTTCCCCACTGAGAACCTTTGCTTCATCGGCCTCATGTCCATGATCGACCCCCCTCGTGCTGCTGTGCCCAACGCCGTCGGCAAATGCAGGAGCGCCGGAATCAAG GTTATCATGGTGACAGGGGACCACCCAATCACAGCCAAGGCTATTGCTAAGGGCGTGGGCATCATCTCTGAAGGCAACGAGACGGTTGAAGACATCGCCGCCCGCCTGAATGTACCGGTGTCAGAGGTCAACCCCAG GGATGCCAAGGCCTGTGTCGTCCACGGTGGTGAGCTGAAGGAAATGACTCCCGAGCTGCTGGACGACGTTCTCAAGTACCACACTGAAATCGTCTTCGCCAGAACCTCCCCGCAGCAGAAACTGATCATTGTGGAGGGCTGCCAGAGACAG GGAGCCATCGTGGCCGTGACGGGCGACGGCGTGAACGACTCTCCCGCTCTGAAGAAGGCCGACATCGGCGTCGCTATGGGCATCGCTGGATCTGACGTCTCCAAGCAGGCCGCCGACATGATCCTGCTGGACGACAACTTTGCCTCCATCGTGACCGGGGTGGAAGAAG GACGTCTGATCTTTGACAACTTGAAGAAGTCCATCGCCTACACGCTGACCAGTAAAATCCCAGAAAtgtcccccttcctcctcctcattctcgCCAACATCCCCCTGCCCCTGGGAACCGTCACCATCCTCTGCATTGACCTGGGAACTGACATG ATCCCCGCCATCTCCCTGGCTTATGAAAATGCCGAGAGCGACATCATGAAGAGGCAGCCCAGAAACCCCAAAACAGACAAGCTGGTGAACGAGAGGCTCATCAGCATGGCCTACGGACAGATCG GAATGATGCAGGCTGCAGCCGGCTTCTTCACGTACTTTGTGATCTTGGCTGAAAACGGTTTCCTCCCCCTTGACCTGCTGGGGATCAGGGTGCTGTGGGACGACAAAATGGTCAACGACCTGGAGGACAGCTACGGGCAGCAGTGG ACGTACGAGCGCAGAAAGATCATTGAGTACACATGTCACACGGCTTTCTTCGTCAGTATCGTGATCGTCCAATGGGCCGATCTGATCATCTGTAAGACCAGGAGGAACTCCATCCTGCAACAGGGAATGAA AAACCGTGTCCTCATCTTTGGACTGTTTGAGGAGACAGCTCTGGCTGCTTTCCTGTCATATTGTCCAGGCATGGACGTTGCCCTCAAAATGTACCCTCTTAA GCCATGTTGGTGGTTCTGTGCCTTCCCCTActccctcctcatcttcctgtaCGATGAAGTCAGAAAATATATCCTCAGACGGAACCCAGGGG GTTGGGTGGAGCTGGAGACATACTACTGA
- the LOC119219839 gene encoding sodium/potassium-transporting ATPase subunit alpha-1 translates to MGLGRGKDEYKLAATSDGGSKKAKKAKGKKDMEDLKKEVDLDDHKLTLDELHRKYGTDLSRGLSNSRAKEILARDGPNALTPPPTTPEWVKFCKQLFGGFSMLLWIGALLCFLAYGIQAASEDEPANDNLYLGVVLSAVVIITGCFSYYQEAKSSKIMDSFKNLVPQQALVLRDGEKKSINAEEVVIGDLVEVKGGDRIPADLRIVSASGCKVDNSSLTGESEPQTRTPDFSNDNPLETRNIAFFSTNCVEGTARGVVINTGDHTVMGRIATLASSLDGGKTPIAKEIEHFIHIITGVAVFLGVSFFVLSLILGYGWLEAVIFLIGIIVANVPEGLLATVTVCLTLTAKRMAKKNCLVKNLEAVETLGSTSTICSDKTGTLTQNRMTVAHMWFDNQIHEADTTENQSGASFDRSSATWNALARIAGLCNRAVFLAEQSNVPILKRDVAGDASEAALLKCIELCCGPVGNMRDKYEKLAEIPFNSTNKYQLSVHKNATPGETKQLLVMKGAPERILDRCSTIMLQGKEQPLDDELKDAFQNAYVELGGLGERVLGFCHFNLPDDQFPENFAYDTEEVNFPTENLCFIGLMSMIDPPRAAVPDAVGKCRSAGIKVIMVTGDHPITAKAIAKGVGIISEGNETVEDIAARLNVPVSEVNPRDAKACVVHGGELKEMTPELLDDVLKYHTEIVFARTSPQQKLIIVEGCQRQGAIVAVTGDGVNDSPALKKADIGVAMGIAGSDVSKQAADMILLDDNFASIVTGVEEGRLIFDNLKKSIAYTLTSNIPEISPFLLFIIANIPLPLGTVTILCIDLGTDMVPAISLAYEEAESDIMKRQPRNPKTDKLVNERLISIAYGQIGMMQAVAGFFTYFVILAENGFLPMDLLGIRVLWDDKMVNDLEDSYGQQWTYERRKIVEFTCHTAFFASIVVVQWADLIICKTRRNSILQQGMKNRILIFGLFEETALAAFLSYCPGMDIALRMYPLKPCWWFCAFPYSLLIFLYDEGRRYILRRNPGGWVEMETYY, encoded by the exons ATGGGACTGGGG agaggaaaagatgAGTACAAGTTGGCGGCAACCTCAGATGGAGGGAGCAAGAAAGCGAAGAAGGCGAAGGGGAAGAAGGATATGGAGGACCTGAAGAAAGAAGTTGACCTG GATGATCACAAGTTAACCTTGGACGAACTCCACAGAAAGTATGGCACCGACCTATCCAGG GGTCTTTCCAACTCCAGAGCAAAAGAGATCCTGGCCAGAGACGGCCCAAACGCCCTCACGCCTCCCCCCACGACGCCTGAATGGGTCAAGTTCTGTAAACAG CTGTTTGGTGGCTTCTCCATGCTGCTGTGGATTGGcgccctcctctgcttcctggcTTACGGTATCCAGGCGGCCTCAGAAGACGAACCGGCCAACGATAAC TTGTACCTGGGCGTCGTGCTTTCTGCTGTCGTTATCATCACCGGCTGTTTCTCCTACTACCAAGAGGCCAAGAGCTCCAAGATCATGGACTCCTTCAAGAACCTGGTCCCACAG CAAGCTCTGGTCCTTCGTGACGGCGAGAAGAAGAGCATCAACGCTGAGGAGGTGGTGATAGGGGATTTGGTGGAGGTGAAAGGTGGAGACCGGATCCCTGCGGATCTGCGGATTGTCTCTGCTAGTGGCTGCAAG GTGGACAACTCCTCTCTGACTGGTGAATCTGAGCCTCAGACTCGTACCCCTGACTTCTCCAACGACAACCCGCTGGAGACCAGGAACATCGCTTTCTTCTCCACCAACTGTGTTGAAG GTACCGCCAGAGGAGTCGTCATCAACACCGGAGACCACACCGTCATGGGCCGCATCGCCACCCTGGCGTCCAGTCTGGATGGCGGCAAAACTCCCATCGCCAAGGAGATCGAGCACTTCATCCACATCATCACGGGCGTGGCCGTCTTCCTCGGTGTTTCCTTCTTCGTCCTCTCGCTCATCCTCGGGTACGGCTGGCTGGAGGCCGTCATCTTCCTCATCGGCATCATCGTGGCCAACGTGCCAGAAGGTCTCCTGGCTACCGTCACC GTGTGTCTGACCCTGACCGCCAAGCGCATGGCCAAGAAGAACTGCCTGGTGAAGAACTTGGAAGCTGTGGAGACTCTgggctccacctccaccatctgcTCCGACAAGACCGGCACCCTGACCCAGAACAGGATGACCGTGGCCCACATGTGGTTCGACAACCAGATCCACGAGGCCGACACCACGGAGAACCAGAGCGGCGCCTCCTTCGACAGGAGCTCTGCCACCTGGAACGCTCTGGCCCGAATCGCCGGGCTGTGCAACCGCGCCGTGTTCCTGGCAGAGCAGTCCAACGTCCCCATTCTGAAG AGAGACGTGGCCGGTGACGCCTCAGAAGCCGCCCTGCTCAAGTGCATCGAGCTCTGCTGTGGACCCGTCGGCAACATGAGAGACAAATACGAAAAGCTTGCAGAGATCCCCTTCAACTCCACCAACAAATATCAG CTCTCCGTCCACAAGAACGCGACTCCGGGAGAGACCAAGCAGCTGCTGGTGATGAAAGGCGCCCCAGAGAGGATCCTGGACCGCTGCTCCACCATCATGCTGCAGGGCAAAGAGCAGCCTCTGGACGACGAGCTGAAAGACGCCTTCCAGAACGCCTACGTGGAGCTGGGAGGACTTGGAGAGAGAGTGCTGG GTTTCTGCCACTTCAACCTGCCCGACGACCAGTTCCCAGAGAACTTTGCTTACGACACGGAGGAGGTGAACTTCCCCACTGAGAACCTTTGCTTCATCGGCCTCATGTCCATGATCGACCCCCCTCGTGCTGCTGTGCCCGACGCCGTCGGCAAATGCAGGAGCGCCGGAATCAAG GTTATCATGGTGACAGGGGACCACCCGATCACAGCCAAGGCTATCGCTAAGGGCGTGGGCATCATCTCTGAAGGCAACGAGACGGTTGAAGACATCGCCGCCCGCCTGAATGTACCGGTGTCAGAGGTCAACCCCAG GGATGCCAAGGCCTGTGTCGTCCACGGTGGTGAGCTGAAGGAAATGACTCCCGAGCTGCTGGACGACGTTCTCAAGTACCACACTGAAATCGTCTTCGCCAGAACCTCCCCGCAGCAGAAACTGATCATTGTGGAGGGCTGCCAGAGACAG GGAGCCATCGTGGCCGTGACGGGCGACGGCGTGAACGACTCTCCCGCTCTGAAGAAGGCCGACATCGGCGTCGCTATGGGCATCGCTGGATCTGACGTCTCCAAGCAGGCCGCCGACATGATCCTGCTGGACGACAACTTTGCCTCCATCGTGACCGGGGTGGAAGAAG GACGTCTGATCTTTGACAACTTGAAGAAGTCCATCGCCTACACGCTGACCAGTAACATCCCCGAGatttcccccttcctcctcttcatcatcgccAACATCCCCCTGCCCCTGGGAACCGTCACCATCCTCTGCATTGACCTGGGAACTGACATG GTCCCCGCCATCTCCCTGGCTTATGAAGAAGCAGAGAGTGACATCATGAAGAGGCAGCCCAGAAACCCCAAAACAGACAAGCTGGTGAACGAGAGGCTCATCAGCATCGCCTACGGACAGATCG GAATGATGCAGGCCGTCGCCGGCTTCTTCACGTACTTTGTGATCTTGGCTGAAAACGGTTTCCTCCCCATGGACCTGCTGGGGATCAGGGTGCTGTGGGACGACAAAATGGTCAACGACCTGGAGGACAGCTACGGGCAGCAGTGG ACGTACGAGCGCAGAAAGATCGTAGAGTTCACATGTCACACAGCTTTCTTCGCCAGTATCGTGGTCGTCCAATGGGCCGATCTGATCATCTGTAAGACCAGGAGGAACTCCATCCTGCAACAGGGAATGAA GAACCGTATCCTCATCTTTGGACTGTTTGAGGAGACAGCTCTGGCTGCTTTCCTGTCATATTGTCCAGGCATGGACATTGCCCTCAGAATGTACCCTCTTAA GCCATGTTGGTGGTTCTGTGCCTTCCCCTActccctcctcatcttcctgtaCGATGAAGGCAGAAGATACATCCTCAGACGCAACCCAGGGG GTTGGGTGGAGATGGAAACATACTACTGA